The following coding sequences lie in one Rutidosis leptorrhynchoides isolate AG116_Rl617_1_P2 chromosome 4, CSIRO_AGI_Rlap_v1, whole genome shotgun sequence genomic window:
- the LOC139841288 gene encoding sodium-dependent phosphate transport protein 1, chloroplastic, translating into MAGRSLPVSPHRPPDTPIHRKILSSDSNSKSNSNSNLKHFRLRFDIVFNSSITRKNHKVWRIKSELKSEPYEISKSTTPGSFKFKDNKLGVSAVSKDETGNEAVDINAVPWWEEFPKRWTIVILCFSAFLLCNMDRVNMSIAILPMSSEFHWNSTTVGLIQSSFFWGYLLTQIAGGIWADTVGGKRVLAFGVIWWSVATVLTPIAAKLGLPFLLIVRAFMGIGEGVAMPAMNNLLSKWVPVSERSRSLALVYSGMYLGSVTGLAFSPFLIHSYGWPSVFFSFGSLGTVWTALWLSKAYSSPSEDPELRPEEKKLIFRNRVSEEPVKTIPWGSILSKAPVWALITCHFCHNWGTFILLTWMPTYYNQVLGFNLTESGLFCVLPWLTMAFSANLGGWIADTLVSKGWSVTTVRKVMQSVGFLGPAFFLSQLSHVDSPAMAVFCMACSQGSDAFSQSGLYSNHQDIAPRYSGVLLGLSNTAGVLAGVLGTAATGYILQHGSWDEVFDVAIGLYLVGTVIWNLFSTGEKIID; encoded by the exons ATGGCCGGAAGATCACTTCCAGTCTCTCCTCACCGGCCACCGGACACGCCAATTCACCGGAAAATTCTCAGTTCCGATTCCAATTCGAAGTCAAACTCAAATTCAAACTTGAAACACTTTAGATTAAGGTTTGATATTGTTTTCAATAGTTCAATTACTCGTAAAAATCATAAGGTGTGGAGGATTAAATCCGAATTAAAATCAGAACCTTACGAGATTTCAAAATCAACTACACCTGGGTCGTTCAAATTTAAGGATAATAAGTTAGGAGTTAGTGCTGTATCAAAAGATGAAACTGGAAATGAAGCTGTGGATATTAATGCGGTTCCATGGTGGGAGGAGTTTCCGAAACGATGGACTATTGTTATCTTATGTTTTTCGGCTTTTCTTCTTTGCAATATGGATAGA GTGAATATGAGCATTGCTATATTACCAATGTCATCAGAGTTCCATTGGAATTCAACAACAGTCGGTTTGATACAATCGTCGTTTTTTTGGGGATACCTTCTCACTCAG ATTGCAGGAGGAATTTGGGCAGACACTGTAGGTGGGAAGCGTGTTTTAGCTTTCGGTGTTATATGGTGGTCTGTAGCTACTGTACTTACTCCAATTGCTGCAAAGTTAGGATTACCGTTCCTACTCATAGTTCGTGCCTTTATGGGCATAGGCGAG GGTGTGGCCATGCCTGCTATGAATAATCTCTTGTCAAAATGGGTTCCAGTTTCAGAGAGAAGTAGATCATTGGCTCTGGTTTACAGTGGAATGTACCTTGGGTCTGTTACCGGGCTTGCGTTTTCACCGTTCTTAATACATTCATATGGATGGCCTTCGGTCTTTTTCTCGTTTGGTTCCTTAGGGACAGTGTGGACTGCCTTATGGTTGAGTAAG GCATACAGTTCACCTTCTGAAGATCCTGAACTTCGTCCTGAAGAAAAGAAGCTGATATTCCGCAATAGAGTTTCTGAAGAACCCGTTAAAACTATTCCTTGGGGATCAATATTGTCAAAGGCACCCGTATGGGCGTTGATAACGTGTCATTTTTGTCACAACTGGGGAACATTTATACTCCTCACATGGATGCCTACCTATTATAACCAG GTTCTGGGCTTTAATTTAACAGAATCTGGGCTTTTTTGTGTATTGCCTTGGCTTACGATGGCTTTCTCGGCCAATCTTGGAGGCTGGATAGCTGACACACTTGTAAGCAAAGGTTGGTCTGTGACGACAGTTCGAAAG GTAATGCAATCAGTTGGATTTCTTGGACCTGCATTTTTCTTATCGCAATTAAGCCATGTTGACTCGCCTGCTATGGCTGTTTTCTGCATGGCGTGTAGTCAG gGTTCTGATGCATTTTCACAGTCGGGATTATATTCAAATCATCAAGATATTGCCCCTCGATATTCC GGTGTGCTGCTTGGTTTGTCGAATACTGCGGGAGTTTTGGCTGGCGTTTTGGGTACTGCAGCTACCGGTTACATTTTGCAACATG GTTCTTGGGACGAGGTCTTTGATGTGGCAATCGGGCTATATTTGGTTGGAACTGTGATATGGAATCTTTTTTCAACTGGCGAGAAAATAATCGACTAA